From the genome of Impatiens glandulifera chromosome 9, dImpGla2.1, whole genome shotgun sequence, one region includes:
- the LOC124916629 gene encoding 28 kDa heat- and acid-stable phosphoprotein-like, which yields MGRGKFKGKPTGRRQFSTPEEMQSGTSTRPSTFKKEEAKEEEEEERFEDESEEESDEETDKRKGTQGIIQIENPNLVKPKSVKARDVDIEKTTELSRREREEIEKHKAHERYMKLQEQGKTDQAKKDLERLALIRQERAEAAKKRDEEKAAKEQKKTEGRK from the exons ATGGGAAGGGGCAAATTCAAGGGCAAGCCGACTGGCAGGCGTCAATTCTCTACACCAGAAGAGATGC AGTCCGGTACCTCAACCCGTCCTTCCACATTTAAGAAG GAAGAGGCtaaagaggaggaagaagaagagagatttGAAGATGAATCTGAGGAGGAATCTGATGAAGAAACTGAT AAACGAAAGGGTACCCAAGGTATTATTCAGATTGAGAATCCAAACCTTGTAAAACCGAAGTCAGTTAAGGCGcgtgatgttgat ATTGAGAAGACTACTGAACTTTCAAGGCGGGAGAG AGAGGAGATTGAGAAACATAAAGCTCATGAAAGATACATGAAGCTGCAAGAACAAGGAAAAACAGATCAAGCAAAAAAAGATCTTG AACGTCTTGCTCTTATACGGCAAGAAAGAGCTGAAGCTGCTAAAAAACGTGACGAGGAAAAAGCTG